A portion of the Halalkalicoccus tibetensis genome contains these proteins:
- a CDS encoding DUF6789 family protein, whose amino-acid sequence MNRFLRAIGAGAAATTVMMLVFLFSQVQTRSQLGAPEAIARFVGLPDQHVVGFVVFTAAGVLVWPIVFVFARRLLVELPGGNDVAVQGMLFGLVLWVAFLILGTGQLTWPFVLLYLFFTLVGHLAYGFVLGFAYERMGV is encoded by the coding sequence ATGAATCGCTTTCTGCGTGCGATCGGAGCCGGCGCCGCCGCGACGACCGTGATGATGCTCGTTTTCCTGTTCAGCCAGGTCCAGACGCGATCACAGCTCGGTGCCCCCGAGGCGATCGCCCGCTTCGTCGGGCTACCGGACCAGCACGTCGTCGGCTTCGTCGTCTTCACCGCCGCCGGCGTCCTCGTCTGGCCGATCGTCTTCGTCTTCGCCCGGCGGCTGCTCGTCGAGCTCCCCGGCGGGAACGACGTCGCCGTCCAGGGGATGCTCTTCGGGCTGGTGCTGTGGGTCGCCTTCCTGATCCTCGGCACCGGCCAGCTGACCTGGCCCTTCGTCCTCCTCTATCTCTTCTTCACGCTCGTGGGCCACCTCGCGTACGGCTTCGTTCTGGGGTTCGCCTACGAGCGGATGGGGGTGTAG
- a CDS encoding HAH_0734 family protein — MKRLIIHGDPGVRRDGIIDYDGEEMVLFSISRNGDWHGPDRPQLWCVIGTEDERMDFEKRNYVPHFLEVETIDADALDVVRERGTVS, encoded by the coding sequence ATGAAGCGGCTCATCATCCACGGGGACCCCGGCGTCAGGCGGGACGGGATCATCGACTACGACGGCGAGGAGATGGTCCTCTTCTCGATCTCGCGAAACGGCGACTGGCACGGGCCCGACCGCCCGCAGCTGTGGTGTGTCATCGGCACCGAGGACGAGCGAATGGACTTCGAGAAACGGAACTACGTCCCCCATTTTCTGGAGGTCGAGACCATCGACGCCGACGCCCTCGACGTCGTCCGAGAGCGGGGTACGGTCAGCTAA
- a CDS encoding methylglyoxal synthase: MTRLALIAHDEKKPDLIEFVHEHEQRLTGCELIGTGTTGKRINEETGLEVERMESGPLGGDMMIGAEVAKGELDGVIFLRDPLRAQPHEPDITALLRICDVHDTPLATNLASAACLIECV, from the coding sequence ATGACGCGACTCGCGTTGATCGCCCACGACGAGAAGAAACCCGACCTGATCGAGTTCGTCCACGAGCACGAACAGCGTCTCACGGGCTGTGAGCTCATCGGCACCGGCACGACGGGCAAACGCATCAACGAGGAGACCGGCCTCGAGGTCGAGCGAATGGAGTCCGGGCCGCTGGGCGGGGACATGATGATCGGCGCGGAGGTCGCGAAGGGCGAGCTCGACGGCGTGATCTTCCTCCGGGACCCGCTTCGTGCCCAGCCCCACGAGCCCGACATCACCGCGCTGTTGCGGATCTGTGACGTCCACGACACGCCGCTGGCGACGAACCTCGCGAGCGCGGCGTGTCTGATCGAGTGCGTTTAG